TTTGATCTGTGGCAGATCCTCGCCGATCCTGATCGCCCCGTTTTGCAGCAGCGCTTTGCCGTCTTAATTCATCCACAGCTCACGTTCATGCAGCGTATGATGGGGAACAAAGAACAGGATCTTATCGAGTACGATCGCATTCATTTTAACGAATACGGTTATATCGAAATTGCCCGCCACCTGAAGCCCGTTCTCACTCGCATTCGCGAATCACAGGAGAAGCCGGCTAAATAGCGGCCGGCTCAATAAAAGCGGGTAAAATGACGGCCGGGCCCGGAGCAGGGCCTCAAAACACCATGCGTACGCCGGCGCTGGCCGAATAGACCTCTCTATTCCCGGCCGCATCGACGAAGATCTTCAAGAACGGGATATTGAGTTCAAGACCGAGCGACGCGAAGGCCTGTGTCGGTCGACTCGGACCGCCCGCCCCTTTCATCGTCAGATCAAGATAGGAATCGGGCAACGTCACTCCGAGTAAGGCCGCATAGTCGTTATCGGCATAAGCGCGGCCGTAGCGCTTTAGCTCGAGATTCGAGCTTCCCTTTGCCCAGGCCACTCCGCCACCAAGCGACAGGCGAAAGAGATAGAGAAACTGAAATCCGGTTCTTATGCTGACGGGAAAAACGTCCATCTTCGAGCTGTAGGTGATGCGATCCTCGGCGTTCCAGATGATCGTAGTCCCCGATCCTGCCTTCACCTTCACCTTTGAATTGGCACGCGTGTATTCCAGCTTCTGCTCCACGCGGTTATAACCGACGCCTAACGACATTCCCGTAAATGCAAACCAGAAAGCGCCGCGATCGCCGCCTTCCATGAGATGATAACGCAGCTCGCCGCCGATGGATTTAGAGAAGCCGCCGTAGTCTTCATCCTTCTTCGGTTTTGCAAACTCTTTCATGTCAGAAAGAGACATATTGAGCCCGGAAACATAGAAGTCAAAGCGATGAAGCGAAAAGGGCGATGTTGACGACCAGTCATGCGGCTCTCCCGAGAACATATAGCCGACGTTGAACCCTATGAAGATGCGCGGAACGACAGCGAACCCTCCGGACGGCATATCTTCAAGCAGGCCATAGTCAGGCACATAGACGTTCAGCTTGCGTTGCTCGGTGGCGCCGGCAACGATCTGCGTTCCGATCGTAAACTCTCTGAGATTAACGACTCCAGACGGAGATAGATGCACGCCAGCCATTACAGAGGCGTCGGACATATCTTTGAGTATTTCATTCAGATACTGTGTTTCCAGCGAATGGAATACCTGATCAAGCTGTGCATTATTAATCGGAAGCGACGAACAGGCCGCTCCTGAGCAAATCAGCTGCGCCTGCAATCCGGAAAGCGGAAACATCACGACACCCAGTAGCGGGCCCAGCAGTATCCATCGAAGCTTCATTCTCACGTCCTGTTGTCCTCTTCTTTATCAGACAGTTAGAATCTCTGATTTTCCGTAAAAAAAACTGCTGTCCGCTCGAAAAAGCCCGAGGCGCTATATATCTCAATCGCTTTTCTGAACGGCCAGATCAGCGCCATCACATGCCTTCAACGTTTCAAGCACCTGAACAAAATCCTCGTAGATGACGGCCCGATCCACGCGCAAAAGAACCCTCCTCTTCTCAGTACACAGATCGAGAAGCTGCTTGCGATGTGCGGTCAGGTCGGCCAGCGGAAAGCGCTCGCTGCTCTCACCGTATTTGAGGAAGACCTCCTGATTCGACGAAAGCTCGACCAGCAACGCCGGATCATTGCCCGCTTCTTCATCCCTGGTATTCACCTCGGGAAGCCGGAGATCAAGATAGTTCTCGGGCTTCAGATTGAGCGAGATCATCAGAAAAAGCAGCAGGATAAAAAGCACATCGAGCAGAGAGTTGAGCGAAATACCTGCCTCTTCTTCAGGCCAGCGCTTCATCGCC
This region of Leptonema illini DSM 21528 genomic DNA includes:
- a CDS encoding biopolymer transporter ExbD — its product is MKRWPEEEAGISLNSLLDVLFILLLFLMISLNLKPENYLDLRLPEVNTRDEEAGNDPALLVELSSNQEVFLKYGESSERFPLADLTAHRKQLLDLCTEKRRVLLRVDRAVIYEDFVQVLETLKACDGADLAVQKSD
- a CDS encoding Lsa36 family surface (lipo)protein yields the protein MKLRWILLGPLLGVVMFPLSGLQAQLICSGAACSSLPINNAQLDQVFHSLETQYLNEILKDMSDASVMAGVHLSPSGVVNLREFTIGTQIVAGATEQRKLNVYVPDYGLLEDMPSGGFAVVPRIFIGFNVGYMFSGEPHDWSSTSPFSLHRFDFYVSGLNMSLSDMKEFAKPKKDEDYGGFSKSIGGELRYHLMEGGDRGAFWFAFTGMSLGVGYNRVEQKLEYTRANSKVKVKAGSGTTIIWNAEDRITYSSKMDVFPVSIRTGFQFLYLFRLSLGGGVAWAKGSSNLELKRYGRAYADNDYAALLGVTLPDSYLDLTMKGAGGPSRPTQAFASLGLELNIPFLKIFVDAAGNREVYSASAGVRMVF